From the Aphis gossypii isolate Hap1 unplaced genomic scaffold, ASM2018417v2 Contig00341, whole genome shotgun sequence genome, one window contains:
- the LOC126553850 gene encoding uncharacterized protein LOC126553850: protein MLKVKNGGTYTPVALIPKTTVIFFPRSADTIFATLRAPVGEITFGSLVGTLEIPDSSTLNIWLALKCFSSSNTIISTKKWLQFNVEPLDDILIKWKETSKHLKQFLHLNTTNIADIIENWPMYKQAFGHQLIDIDFDVLHPGKGGLLFDKWDSFIKKIVPLMKSTIKEANSRDLLNQVENCCDTNLDKKNLLILDLMNSLLVPTCRTSVKDKTTNKKRIVKTSIADGRKAFLLQVPSMNDLHMQIQVHIDDGY, encoded by the exons ATGCTCAAGGTAAA AAATGGTGGCACGTATACACCTGTAGCACTTATTCCTAAAACGACAGTGATATTTTTTCCACGTTCTGCAGACACAATTTTTGCAACTCTTCGTGCACCAGTTGGAGAAATAACTTTTGGTAGTTTAGTTGGCACGCTAGAGATACCAGATTCGTCCACATTGAATATCTGGCTggcattaaaatgtttttcaa gttCAAATACGATTATAAGCACTAAAAAATGGCTTCAATTTAATGTGGAACCATTAgatgacattttaattaagtggAAAGAAACTTCGAAACATCTTAAGCAATTTCTTCATTTGAACACTACTAATATTGCTGACATCATTGAAAATTGGCCAATGTACAAACAAGCATTTGGGCATCAGTTG ATTGATATTGATTTTGATGTTTTACATCCTGGAAAAGGTGGATTGCTCTTTGATAAATGGgacagttttattaaaaaaattgtaccatTGATGAAGAGTACAATTAAGGAGGCCAACAGCAGAGATTTGTTAAACCAAGTTGAAAATTGTTGTGATACTAAtctag ATAAAAagaatctattaatattagatttgaTGAACTCATTGTTGGTTCCCACATGTAGAACAAGTGTAAAAGACAAAACCACAAATAAAAAGAGAATTGTTAAGACATCAATTGCTGATGGCCGCAAAGCGTTTTTACTCCAAGTGCCATCAATGAATGATCTTCATATGCAAATTCAAGTTCATATTGATGATGGCTACTAA
- the LOC126553828 gene encoding uncharacterized protein LOC126553828 codes for MAEDDFEVEKEKILSSLILNEEERAALERETVDQNLSNKWIERRRKMLTASNFGKIIKMRQTTSCQSFVQNHLFGGVTTTAMEYGKSNEEIALRAIEKVLNINIIKCGIFVDSENPYLGATPDGLIGGDGIVEVKCPSSAEYLTPEEGIKQKKITFWTLNKSGEIGGINKKHNWYYQVQGQLNVCQKIFCQFAVWSPKGIKIEKIERDEGLWKSCMVEKLKYFYLNCILPELADSRFLRSMPIRNPQKI; via the coding sequence ATGGCAGAGGatgattttgaagttgaaaaggaaaaaatactTTCTTCCTTAATTTTAAACGAAGAAGAGAGGGCAGCTTTAGAACGCGAAACTGTGGATCAAAATCTTTCAAACAAATGGATAGAACGAAGAAGGAAAATGCTCACAGCTTctaattttggaaaaattattaaaatgagacAAACCACCAGCTGTCAGAGTTTTGTTCAAAATCATTTGTTTGGTGGAGTGACTACAACTGCCATGGAGTATGGCAAATCAAATGAAGAAATAGCACTGAGAGCAatagaaaaagttttaaatataaatattataaaatgtggtATTTTCGTGGACAGTGAAAATCCATACTTGGGAGCTACTCCAGATGGTCTAATTGGTGGTGATGGTATAGTTGAAGTCAAATGTCCTTCATCGGCAGAGTATTTAACGCCAGAAGaaggtataaaacaaaaaaaaataacattttggaCATTAAACAAATCTGGAGAAATTGgtggaattaataaaaaacataattggtATTACCAAGTGCAAGGCCAACTAAATGtgtgtcaaaaaatattttgtcaatttgCAGTTTGGTCTCCTAaaggtattaaaatagaaaaaattgaacGCGATGAAGGTTTGTGGAAGAGTTGTAtggtagaaaaattaaaatatttttatctcaaCTGTATATTGCCAGAATTAGCGGACAGTCGATTTTTAAGGTCAATGCCGATAAGAAatccacaaaaaatataa